A segment of the Sphingobacterium oryzagri genome:
TGCCCCCATGATATACATTCTTGTCTTCAACAGAAATAATTGGATTATCGCTCACAGAATTGAGTTCATCTTCCAGGATATGGCCAACCTGTTCAATGGTTTCCAACACCGGACCCAAAATTTGCGGCACACAGCGTAGCGAATAATATTCTTGTACTTTTTCTTTAAAAATCTCTTCTTGGTTATTGCCGGAATAAAGGTCTTCCTCCCGTTTTTTTATTAATTGGCTATCCGCCAGATGTGCACGCATACGTGCGGCGATATCTTGTTGACCCTTGTGCAGTTTGACCGCATTTAATGTTTCGGAATAATGGTCGTCATGCGCTTTGACGATCTCATTCATGGTGCAAGACAGCCAAATAGACCAGTTTAACAGCTTTTTTGCGTAAAAGTAGTTTACTAATCCGGCTCCGGTCATCACCGATGTACCATTGATCAGGGATAAACCCTCGCGCACCACAACCTCGATAGGCTGCAAACCCAGCAAGGAAAAAACATCTGCTGTAGGCCGGCGTTCATTTTGGTAAAGCACCTCGCCTTCTCCGATTAGCACCAGAGCCAAATGGGCCAATTGAACTAAATCTCCGCTGGCACCAACTCCGCCATGCGCAAAAATAACCGGCGTGACATCATGGTTAATAAGTGCCTGCAATAATGAAATGACACTGCGGTGAACACCACTTTTGCCCTTTGAAATATTCGCTAAACGAGTCAACATTGCAGCTTTCACTTGCATCGGCGAAAGTAAATCACCGGTGCCGGCAGCATGACTGCGAATTAAATTATACTGTAACTGTAGTGTATCTTCGTCTTTGATGCGATATTGCGCCATCGGTCCGAATCCGGTATTGACACCATAAATCACTTTATTTGCCGCAAAATCCTTTAAAAAAGCATGACTACGTTCAACGATATCGATCACCTCATCCTGTACGTCAAGTACCTGTTTATCGAATATTACCTCATAAACTTGAGATAACGTTAGTTTTTTATCAACTGAAATCATCTAACTGTTTGTTCTTTTCTAATTTTAGATTATCATCAAAAAAAGCACAAATATAACTCTTACCTTTGTGTCGTATTTTGACACCTGCAAAAGTAATATAATTTAATAGTAATCCGTTACCCTTATGCATATCGAGGAAGTAGATATTTTAATTATTGGCGCTGGACCTTCAGGATGTGTTGCCGCAGGATATCTCCAACAGAAAGACCTTCGGATTAAAGTTATTGAAAAGTCTACCTTCCCGCGCTTGGTGGTAGGCGAAAGCCTGATACCGCGGGTGATGGATCATTTTGACGAGGCCGGCTTGCTGCCCGCCTTAACCGCTCAAAATTTTCAGGAGAAACCGGGCGCTCGCTTTATCCGAGGCGAGGTCATCAGTATTTTCGATTTCAGCAATAAATTTGGTGAAGGCTGGGATTACACCTGGCAGGTGCCCCGCGCAACCTTCGATCATGCCATGACGCAGGAATTGCAGCGTAAGGGTGTCGACATTTCTTTTGAAACGGCCCTCACGGCTATTGCTTTTGACGGATCGGAATCGTTGTCAACGGTACAAGATAAACATGGAAACAACACGCAAATACGCGCAAAATTTGTGATTGATTCCAGCGGATATGGCCGTGTTTTGCCGCGTTTGCTCCAATTGGACAAGCCGTCGCAACTCCACCCTCATTCGGCTATTTTTTCGCATGTCAAGGATATCAACAGGCCTTCCGGTATAGAAGGCACGCAAATCTCTTTTGATGTGCTGGAAACGGAAGTTTGGCTCTGGGTTATTCCATTTTCTAACGGCTTAACGAGCCTTGGGATTGTGGCCCATACTGAATTTATAGAAAAACTTAAAGGGGATGCGGGCACCGCTGAAGCTTTGAAAAAAGCCATTATGCTATCGGATTTTTATGTCAAGCGCTTTGCCAACACGACATTTGAATTTGAGCCGGTACACTTGAAAAATTATTCGGCAGCCGTCAGTAAAATGTTTGGCGATGGCTTTGCACTAACGGGCAACAGCTCTGAATTTCTGGATCCGGTGTTCTCTTCAGGCGTATGCTTTGCTACAGAATCAGGCATTTTGGCTGCAAAGCTCGCTTACCGCCAATTGCAGGGTGAAACGATAGACTGGCAAGTGGAATTTGCAGACTATATGCAACGCGGTATTGATGTCTTTACGACCTACGTAAAAGAGTGGTACACGGGCAACCTCCAAACTTTATTCTTCCACCGACCGGAAAACCAGGATGTAAAAAGAAAAATTTGCGCGGTATTGGCTGGCTATGTTTGGAATGAGGAAAACCCCTTTGTAAAAAAACATGACCGCGTGATACGGACGATGGCCTATATGCTGGAAAACAACCAAACCTTTTCCCACGAGAACTTTTAGCGATGCTGCACTAGCGTTGCTAACGCTAATAAATTAAAAAATCGGCTGCTTTTATCTAACGAAAGCAGCCGATTTTGTATGGTTTCTATTTCTTTTAGAACCTCTGGACTTGGCTTAGGCAAATTGTGGCAAAGCCAACTGGATGCGCGCAATCATCTCCTCTTTACCTAATAACTCCACAATTTTGAACACATCGGGTCCAAACTTACCGCCGACGAGCATAATACGGAAAGGCATCATAAGTTCGCCAACCTTCATACCCGAAAGCGCAATCTGCTCTTTAAAAAACGATTCTAATACCGGAGCTTCCCAAGTATCGATTTGTTTAAACTGCGCTGCGATGGCCGTGAAAAATTCAGCCTTTTCGGCTGTCCATTTTGGTTTGACCGCATCGACGTCGTAGCTTGCAGGGCGCTCAAAGAAGAACGATGCCTGTGTCCAGAAATCGGCTACAAAGGTCAGCCTTTCTTTCACAAGTGCCAACACATCGGCCAGGTAAGCGTCTGGAATTTCAGCCGCTGCTGGCACGTTTATTCCGGCCCGTACCTGCGGCAACAGCAGCTCGTTAGGTGTATGCTTGATCCATTCGTGGTTGAACCACTTGGCTTTTTCGAAATCAAACTTTGCGCCAGCTTTGCTGATACGCTCTACACTAAATTTGGCGAT
Coding sequences within it:
- a CDS encoding HAL/PAL/TAL family ammonia-lyase, whose translation is MISVDKKLTLSQVYEVIFDKQVLDVQDEVIDIVERSHAFLKDFAANKVIYGVNTGFGPMAQYRIKDEDTLQLQYNLIRSHAAGTGDLLSPMQVKAAMLTRLANISKGKSGVHRSVISLLQALINHDVTPVIFAHGGVGASGDLVQLAHLALVLIGEGEVLYQNERRPTADVFSLLGLQPIEVVVREGLSLINGTSVMTGAGLVNYFYAKKLLNWSIWLSCTMNEIVKAHDDHYSETLNAVKLHKGQQDIAARMRAHLADSQLIKKREEDLYSGNNQEEIFKEKVQEYYSLRCVPQILGPVLETIEQVGHILEDELNSVSDNPIISVEDKNVYHGGNFHGDYISLEMDKLKLAITRLTMLSERQLNYLMNTKINEILPPFVNMGKLGFNFGMQGAQFTATSTTAENQTLSTSMYVHSIPNNNDNQDIVSMGTNAAVIAHKVMVNSFEVLAIQMISICQAIDILNYQNFVSSKTKAVYDDIRKIIPAFADDKPLYPAIQRVKEYLMS
- a CDS encoding NAD(P)/FAD-dependent oxidoreductase, with amino-acid sequence MHIEEVDILIIGAGPSGCVAAGYLQQKDLRIKVIEKSTFPRLVVGESLIPRVMDHFDEAGLLPALTAQNFQEKPGARFIRGEVISIFDFSNKFGEGWDYTWQVPRATFDHAMTQELQRKGVDISFETALTAIAFDGSESLSTVQDKHGNNTQIRAKFVIDSSGYGRVLPRLLQLDKPSQLHPHSAIFSHVKDINRPSGIEGTQISFDVLETEVWLWVIPFSNGLTSLGIVAHTEFIEKLKGDAGTAEALKKAIMLSDFYVKRFANTTFEFEPVHLKNYSAAVSKMFGDGFALTGNSSEFLDPVFSSGVCFATESGILAAKLAYRQLQGETIDWQVEFADYMQRGIDVFTTYVKEWYTGNLQTLFFHRPENQDVKRKICAVLAGYVWNEENPFVKKHDRVIRTMAYMLENNQTFSHENF